In bacterium, one DNA window encodes the following:
- the ilvD gene encoding dihydroxy-acid dehydratase, with protein MKSDKITQGLDRAAHRGLLYSLGMTKGQLKTPFIGIASSFSDLVPGHSGMRDLERFIEKGVHSAGGHSFIFGVPAVCDGIAMGHEGMRFSLPSRDLIADCVESVASAHSLDGLVLLSNCDKITPGMLMAASRLNIPCIVVTAGPMVDGKCENQTLTLIRGTFEAVGQVKAGKMTEEQLEKYELNSCPGVGSCQGLYTANTMACLTEVMGMSLPGCASAAAVSAKKRRIAFDSGMKIVELVEKQILPLDIITKESVSNAIIADLALGGSTNSVLHLLAIANEAGLDISLKDFEALSYKIPQIIKLDPSSTLTMTDFENAGGISGTLKNLTHKEIGIADTKTLSGLTIKEIAEKAWVDTEVIRTVESPVTSNPGLAVLYGNIAPEGAVIKISGVDAECLKFEGTARIFNSEDETMEAINSDIVKAGDVIVIRYEGPKGGPGMREMLAPTSSIVGKGLGKSVALITDGRFSGGTRGLCIGHVAPEAAAGGAIAYLKDGDKIKIDILARELNVDISDEELEKRKQEIKLLPQKITKGYLSRYSKTVSSASKGAISC; from the coding sequence ATGAAAAGTGACAAAATAACGCAGGGACTGGATAGAGCTGCACATAGAGGACTATTGTATTCATTGGGTATGACAAAAGGTCAGTTAAAAACACCATTTATCGGGATAGCCAGCAGCTTTTCTGATTTAGTCCCCGGTCATTCAGGGATGAGGGATTTAGAAAGATTTATAGAAAAAGGAGTTCATTCAGCAGGCGGGCATTCCTTTATCTTTGGAGTTCCTGCTGTGTGTGACGGAATTGCTATGGGGCATGAAGGAATGAGATTTTCTCTTCCGTCAAGGGATTTAATTGCTGACTGCGTTGAATCAGTTGCAAGCGCGCATTCATTAGACGGTTTGGTTTTGCTGTCAAATTGCGACAAAATTACTCCCGGAATGTTAATGGCTGCATCAAGATTAAATATTCCCTGTATTGTCGTAACAGCCGGACCAATGGTTGACGGAAAATGTGAAAATCAAACTTTAACTCTTATTAGAGGAACTTTTGAAGCTGTTGGTCAGGTAAAAGCAGGAAAAATGACTGAGGAACAACTCGAAAAATACGAATTAAATTCCTGTCCGGGGGTAGGCTCATGTCAGGGCTTGTATACTGCAAACACCATGGCCTGTTTGACTGAAGTTATGGGAATGAGTTTGCCGGGATGTGCTTCTGCTGCGGCTGTTTCTGCAAAAAAACGCCGAATAGCTTTTGATAGTGGAATGAAAATCGTTGAACTCGTCGAAAAACAAATTCTTCCTCTTGATATAATAACAAAAGAATCGGTAAGCAATGCAATTATAGCTGATCTTGCACTTGGCGGCTCAACAAATTCTGTTCTGCACCTTCTTGCTATTGCAAATGAAGCAGGTTTAGATATCTCTTTGAAAGATTTCGAAGCATTAAGTTATAAAATTCCGCAAATTATAAAGCTTGACCCGTCAAGCACTCTTACCATGACTGATTTTGAAAATGCAGGAGGAATTTCGGGAACTTTAAAAAACCTTACGCACAAAGAAATAGGTATTGCAGACACAAAAACGCTATCAGGCTTGACAATAAAAGAAATAGCAGAAAAAGCATGGGTTGATACAGAAGTAATAAGAACTGTAGAAAGTCCTGTAACTTCAAATCCCGGACTGGCTGTTCTCTATGGAAATATTGCCCCGGAAGGAGCAGTAATAAAAATTTCCGGTGTTGATGCTGAATGCCTTAAATTCGAAGGCACCGCAAGAATTTTCAACAGCGAAGACGAAACAATGGAAGCAATAAATTCCGATATAGTTAAAGCCGGTGATGTAATTGTAATCAGATACGAAGGACCAAAAGGCGGACCCGGAATGAGAGAGATGCTTGCCCCAACTTCCTCAATAGTAGGAAAAGGTCTTGGCAAAAGTGTCGCGCTTATCACAGACGGAAGATTTTCAGGCGGTACACGAGGACTTTGTATTGGACATGTTGCGCCTGAAGCCGCAGCAGGAGGAGCTATTGCCTACCTGAAAGACGGTGATAAAATTAAAATAGACATACTCGCCAGAGAATTGAATGTGGATATTTCTGATGAAGAATTAGAAAAAAGAAAACAGGAAATCAAGCTTCTTCCTCAAAAAATAACAAAAGGTTATCTCTCCAGATACTCCAAAACAGTATCATCTGCAAGTAAAGGCGCAATAAGCTGTTAA